From Neisseria cinerea:
TGACTTCCATCGGACACGAAAAACGGCACAATCCGTTTTTCTAACCGCCTTCACTACGGTCTTCAGACGGCATCATCTGCACTGATGCCGTCTGAAACACAAAAAGCTCAGGCAACCGCCGCCTTACCGGTGTACCTCGCCGGACAAGGCTTTGGTAAGTACTTCAAACAAACCCCGAATCAGAACCGGCACGGTTACGCCGCGCTTTCGGCATTCCCGCTCCGGCTGAAACAATATTTTTCCGCACAAGTCAGACTGCTTCATCTTCTGCCGCATATTCCAAAGATTCCGACAACGCCGTTGTTTCATTGGCACGTTCGGTCAAATCGCGTGCAAGCTGCTTGTTTGCCTTCACACCCAACAGACGCAGTTTCTCGGCGCGGCCGACCAGATTCCCGCGCCCCTCGGCAAGTTGCTTAAATGCCGTCTGAAAGCTGCTTTGCGCCTGATCGATGCTTTTGCCGACGCTTTCGAGCGTTTGTGCGAACCCGACAAACTTGTCATACAGCTTGCCGCCTTCGTCCGCAATCGCCAGTGCGTTCTGATTTTGCTGTTCGTTGCGCCAAATATTCGCCACCGTCCGCAAAGTCGCCAGCAGCGTACTGGGGCCGACCAGCATAATCCGTTTGTCGAAACACTCTTGGAACAATCCCGCGTCATGCTGCAACGCCAGCAGGTACGCCGGCTCGACAGGTATAAACATAAAGACGAAATCCAAAGTGTTCACACCTTCCAAATCGGTGTAATTCTTTAATGACAAACCTTTCATGTGCGCACGGATACTGGCGACATGCGCCGCTAACTCGCGTGCCGCCGCATCCGCATCCGCCGCCTGCGTGTAGCGCACATAAGCCGTCAGCGAGACCTTGGAATCAATCACAATCTGTTTGTTGTCCGGCAGGTTGACCAAAACATCGGGCTGCAAACGGCGCGTGCTGCCGTCTTCCTCCTTACGGACAGATGCTGCCTGAACCGTATATTCCCGTCCCTTCTGGAGGCCGGAATTTTCCAAAACCGTTTCCAGAATCATCTCGCCCCAATTGCCCTGAACCTTATTCTGCGTACCGGTCAGCGCGTTGGTCAGGGCCTTTGCCTCGCTGTGCAGCTGCGCATTCAACCCTTGAAGCCGTTTCAATTCGTTTTCCAACGTCAGCCGCTCGCGCGATTCTTTATCATAGGTTTGCTTGACCAACTCGCCGAAACCGTGGATGCGTTCGTTTAGCGGGTTCAAAACCTGATGGAGCTGCTCTCGGTTCTGCTCGGTAAAACGGCGGCTTTTTTCTTCCAAAATCGTGTTGGCAAGATTTTGAAACTGATCGCTCAAGCTCTTGCGCGCTTCGCCCAGTAAGGACAGCTTCTCTTCAGAAGCAAGGCGTTCCTGTTCGATTTGCGTTGTCAAACGTTCGTTTTCAACCGCCAAACCCTGTGCCTTTTCCTGCAAATCGATATGCGACTGCCTCAACCGCTCCGCTTCTGCCTCTTTTTCCTGCAAATGGGCAATCTGTTTTTCAGCTGCGGCAAAACGGTTGCCGACATCGGAAAGGTCGTTTTGCACGTCGCGGACAGTTTGGCGGCTTTCTTCCAAATCGGTTTCGATTCTTTGGCGGATTTGGCGTTCCAGCGCATATTGGTCGGCAAATGCCTTCCGCTCCTGTCCGAGCTGCGTTGCCAAACGTTCGTTTTCAACCGCCAAACCCTGTGCCTTTTCCTGCAAATCGATATACGACTGCTTCAGCCGAACCGATTCCGCCTCTTTTTCCTGCAAATAAGCAATCTGCTTTTCGGCTGCGGAAAAACGATTGCCCAAAGCATAATTTTCGTCTTGCAAATGCTCGTATTTCCCATCCAAAACGGCCAATTCCGATGCAATTTCTGCGTGTGCCTGTTCAACAAAATCACATCTTGCCGCCTTTTCCGCCAATTGCGCGTTCAATACGGCTAATACACCTTGAAACCGGCTCTTCATCAGTAACCATGTAAACAACACGCTTGACAGCAAAGCCGCCAGCAATAGCAACACAGTCATCAGCTCCATAAATCATCCTAATATTCAAACATTTTTCACACCGGACAAAACTGCCGCTTATTCCGATTCTACCTGTTTGTTCGACATAGCTCCAAAAAATATAGCGGATTGGCTTTAAACCTGTTCGACATCGCCTTACCATGCTGCTTACGGTTTCAGACCTTTTCCTAATTCAATATCAATCTGCCACAAACCCTGATTAAGTTCCCGATGTCTGACATTTTTAGTAAGCACCTTTGTTAATTACTGCCAAGGCTTAGCATCAGGTTTGCTATGTTTTTTTCGCCATTGAATACATGCAGGTCTATTCCACATTGTTTTTTCTTCACAGATTGGTCCACCTTCTAAATACCAGCCTTTTTTCTCTAAACAAAGATTTACCTCCGGATTATCACTTTCACCGGTAACAAAATCCATACCGCAATCCTTCATATCTTTTTCTTTTCTATCAACATATTTAGTTAAAACATTAGGATCTGATTCAGGGAATAATGCATCTGCATTATGTAAGCGCCAACGATCATGTGGTGGAAGTGGTTGAAACCATCCACTACAGCTTGTAAGCAATAAGATTGAGGGTATTAAGAATAAAAATCTTATTTTCATTTTATTTCTCCTTCGCTTTATTTAATTCAAAAATAGTTCTTTCATTACCCATTTTAAGATCTCCTCCAGTTCTATATCCGTCATTAATACATTGTCGTTGTCCTAAGCCATGGCAATTATGTAATGATGCCGTCTGAAATGTTGCAGGTATGTTAAGACGGCATACGGGTGCTGACTTTCCCAAAGGGCCGAAGCATGCAAAAAGGGCAAACCCTAAAGGATTTGCCCTTTTGTTCCAAACGTTTAGTGTACGTCTTTCCAATATTCTTTTTTCAGGAAATACGCCAAAGGCAGCATAACCGCAAATAGGAAAATCATCACGATATAGCCTATACGTTTGCGTTGCAGCTGAGCAGGTTCGCCCATGTACACAAGGTAATTGACCAAGTCGCGTACGTAAGTATCGTACTCTTTTTGGATGACTTTGCCGTTAGGCAGACGGCGGCTGTGCAAACCGGTAGATTCCCAATACAGCTTAGGAGTCAGGTTGCCATGCTCGTCTTTAATCATAACGGGTTGACCTTTAGCATCCAACTCAACGGCTTGAACACCTTGTTGCTCCCACAGCGGGTGAGGCATACCGACTTTATCAAATACGGTATTGTTCCAGCCGCTCGGACGCGTAGGATCCTTATAGAATCCGCGCATATAGGCGTAAAGATAGTCTGCACCTTTGGAACGCGCAATCAACGTCAAATCGGGCGGAGCAGCACCAAACCATTTTGCCGCATCTTTAGGATCCATTGCAGCATGCATCACATCGCCGACATTATCGGTGGTAAACATCAGGTTTTTCTTGATTTCTTCGTCAGTCAAACCGATGTCCTTCAAACGGTTGAAACGCATACCGCTTGCCGAGTGACATGACAGACAGTAGTTGGTAAAGATTTGTGCACCGCGCTGCAAGCTTACTTGGTCGCGCAAATCGATATCGACTTTCTCATAATGTGCATGACCGCCCGAAGCAAATGCCGCACTCATGGGTACTGCCAACAGTAAGGCAGCAAACCAGTTTTTCATAACTTGTTTCATTTCGACTGCCCTCATCAGATGTTGGTTGCAAACAGATATGCACAAACCGCCGTAATGCCTACATAAACAAAAAACATGATTTTTTGTTTGGCGGTACTCATGGTTACACGTTCGGGAACCGGTTTGTTGGTATCCAGTTTGGTATAGAACGGCATACCCAGGAAGAATGCAAAATAAACGAAGGACAGGATGCGTGCAACCAAAGTACGCGTATCAGTTGCCACCATCGCACCCAAAATACCCAAACCGATAAAGGCAATGATGAACAGAACCAATGCGGTTTTAAAGATCGGACCACGATAGCGGACGGATTTAACCTCGCCTTTATCCAGCCAAGGCAACAGGGCAATCAGTACAACTGCCGCACCCATACCGATTACACCCCATACCTGTGTTCCCAAGAACGAGGGAATCGCACGCAAAATGGCGTAGAACGGAGTGAAGTACCATACCGGTGCAATGTGCGGAGGTGTTTTCAGCG
This genomic window contains:
- a CDS encoding cytochrome c1, yielding MKQVMKNWFAALLLAVPMSAAFASGGHAHYEKVDIDLRDQVSLQRGAQIFTNYCLSCHSASGMRFNRLKDIGLTDEEIKKNLMFTTDNVGDVMHAAMDPKDAAKWFGAAPPDLTLIARSKGADYLYAYMRGFYKDPTRPSGWNNTVFDKVGMPHPLWEQQGVQAVELDAKGQPVMIKDEHGNLTPKLYWESTGLHSRRLPNGKVIQKEYDTYVRDLVNYLVYMGEPAQLQRKRIGYIVMIFLFAVMLPLAYFLKKEYWKDVH
- the rmuC gene encoding DNA recombination protein RmuC; the encoded protein is MELMTVLLLLAALLSSVLFTWLLMKSRFQGVLAVLNAQLAEKAARCDFVEQAHAEIASELAVLDGKYEHLQDENYALGNRFSAAEKQIAYLQEKEAESVRLKQSYIDLQEKAQGLAVENERLATQLGQERKAFADQYALERQIRQRIETDLEESRQTVRDVQNDLSDVGNRFAAAEKQIAHLQEKEAEAERLRQSHIDLQEKAQGLAVENERLTTQIEQERLASEEKLSLLGEARKSLSDQFQNLANTILEEKSRRFTEQNREQLHQVLNPLNERIHGFGELVKQTYDKESRERLTLENELKRLQGLNAQLHSEAKALTNALTGTQNKVQGNWGEMILETVLENSGLQKGREYTVQAASVRKEEDGSTRRLQPDVLVNLPDNKQIVIDSKVSLTAYVRYTQAADADAAARELAAHVASIRAHMKGLSLKNYTDLEGVNTLDFVFMFIPVEPAYLLALQHDAGLFQECFDKRIMLVGPSTLLATLRTVANIWRNEQQNQNALAIADEGGKLYDKFVGFAQTLESVGKSIDQAQSSFQTAFKQLAEGRGNLVGRAEKLRLLGVKANKQLARDLTERANETTALSESLEYAAEDEAV